From Ascaphus truei isolate aAscTru1 chromosome 17, aAscTru1.hap1, whole genome shotgun sequence, the proteins below share one genomic window:
- the TRH gene encoding thyrotropin releasing hormone yields MTWWLLLLWAALSHLAGTQEQSLPEEEEETLPGDSTDLSNILQRAKGTLVRSFLRRMEEEGQSDRELDPPALDWISKRQHPGKRQQEEVEKRQHPGRREEAEEALYLEPQKRQHPGRRSPQGDQYSDNFSPSLGFLPEVSKRQHPGKRNLPYSKRQHPGKRGWEEEGMELGDPQDVEKRQHPGKRYLESESFDYLPPCEGSDPFNCSRGGLLLELLDNVSRGRLEEKRQHPGRRAAWEGEVTAAQE; encoded by the exons ATGACTTGGTGGCTGCTGCTCCTCTGGGCAGCTTTGTCACACCTGGCAGGGACACAGGAGCAATCTCtgccagaggaggaggaggagacccTCCCCGGGGACAGCACAGACCTGAGCAACATCCTGCAGAGAGCCAAAGGAACCCTGGttcgcagcttcctcaggaggaTGGAAGAGGAGGGGCAGAGTGACAGAG AACTGGACCCCCCAGCTCTGGACTGGATCTCCAAGCGTCAGCACCcagggaaaaggcagcaggaggaagtggagaaaaggcagcacccaggaaggagagaggaggcagaggaagCCCTTTACTTGGAGCCCCAGAAGAGGCAGCACCCAGGGAGGAGATCTCCCCAGGGTGACCAGTACTCGGATAACTTCAGCCCTTCTCTGGGCTTCCTACCCGAAGTCTCCAAGAGGCAGCACCCTGGGAAGAGAAACCTGCCTTACAGCAAACGGCAGCACCCAGGcaagagagggtgggaggaggaaggcATGGAGCTTGGAGACCCCCAGGATGTGGAGAAGCGTCAGCACCCCGGCAAGAGGTACCTGGAATCGGAGAGCTTTGACTACCTGCCCCCCTGCGAGGGGTCAGACCCCTTCAACTGCAGCAGGGGAGGGCTTCTCCTGGAGCTTCTGGACAACGTGAGCAGAGGCAGGCTGGAGGAGAAGAGGCAGCACCCCGGCAGGAgggcagcatgggagggggaGGTCACCGCAGCCCAGGAGTGA